A region of Streptomyces sp. NBC_01750 DNA encodes the following proteins:
- a CDS encoding SDR family oxidoreductase codes for MKTNGNGSLEGAVVAVAGAAGPAGRATLLRLAEAGATVVASDADAARLAEAVDAARYAHGGATVTGDTVDLLDLKATREWADRTEKEFGRIDGLVHLVGGWRGSASFPETELADWQLLEKLLIRTVQHTSLAFHDGLLRSDRGRYLLISAAGASNPTAGNAAYAAAKAAAEAWTLALADSFRKAGGEEGPKAAAAILVVKALVHDAMRAERPNAKFAGFTDVTELAEAITGVWDRPAQEANGQRLWLTPKP; via the coding sequence ATGAAGACAAACGGCAACGGTTCGCTGGAGGGCGCCGTGGTCGCGGTGGCCGGAGCCGCGGGCCCGGCCGGCCGGGCCACCCTGCTGCGCCTGGCGGAGGCCGGTGCGACAGTCGTCGCCTCCGACGCCGACGCCGCGCGTCTCGCCGAGGCGGTCGACGCCGCCCGGTACGCGCACGGCGGTGCGACCGTCACCGGGGACACCGTCGATCTCCTCGACCTGAAAGCCACACGGGAGTGGGCGGACAGGACCGAGAAGGAGTTCGGCCGGATCGACGGCCTGGTCCACCTCGTCGGGGGCTGGCGTGGTAGCGCCTCCTTCCCCGAGACCGAGCTTGCCGACTGGCAGCTTCTCGAGAAGCTGCTGATCCGTACCGTCCAGCACACCTCGCTCGCCTTCCACGACGGGTTGCTGCGCAGCGACCGCGGCCGCTACCTGCTGATCAGCGCGGCCGGCGCCAGCAACCCGACCGCGGGCAATGCCGCGTACGCCGCCGCCAAGGCCGCGGCCGAGGCCTGGACGCTCGCGCTCGCCGACTCCTTCCGCAAGGCGGGGGGCGAGGAGGGGCCGAAGGCCGCGGCTGCCATCCTGGTGGTCAAGGCTCTCGTGCACGACGCCATGCGTGCCGAGCGCCCGAATGCGAAATTCGCGGGCTTCACGGACGTGACGGAACTGGCCGAAGCCATCACCGGAGTCTGGGACCGGCCCGCCCAGGAAGCGAATGGACAGCGCCTGTGGCTGACCCCCAAGCCGTGA
- a CDS encoding DUF6421 family protein — protein sequence MTEILVQDIAAGGISPAARVIEHAAWPTLKNAVEQIRPWQSKDGSIDLGAEGAPTRVVVEAAVDRVIDAVEELSPLLPHDAAYHRALVADLHKWADSAFGVPDFLDSLLAFQPAANRVDGLQHLVVFPMYTQNGNPDRNLEAVVLRMVWPEWLSELESTRYDNPLFCGITFEDFTAGYDTNSAVLFPETIAVREAPERFTWGGIFCDREAARFRRVTDEAVRVLGLELPKDIEEMVGDQARCEQAFVLWDMVHDRTHSHGDLPFDPFMIKQRQPFWMYGLEELRCDLTAFKEAVKLEAEGNAHGRDVQYAVLFDRMFRFPVSGDRVRNYDGLGGQLLFSYLHKHDVVRWTDNTLKIDWDRAPKVTNELCAEIEKLYRDGIDRPKLVHWFAAYDLVSTYLAPHPGSRWAKGPDALDLSQPPRKLVDDVLPDEFPLSMFFEALSKKLKNVIASTRGITAASAERVSA from the coding sequence ATGACGGAAATTCTTGTGCAGGACATTGCCGCAGGGGGCATATCCCCGGCTGCCCGGGTGATCGAGCACGCGGCCTGGCCGACGCTCAAGAATGCCGTCGAGCAGATCCGGCCCTGGCAGTCCAAGGACGGCTCCATCGATCTGGGCGCCGAGGGCGCCCCGACCCGTGTCGTCGTGGAGGCCGCAGTCGATCGCGTGATCGACGCGGTGGAGGAGCTCTCCCCGCTTCTCCCGCACGATGCCGCGTACCACCGCGCGCTCGTCGCCGATCTGCACAAGTGGGCCGACAGCGCCTTCGGTGTCCCCGACTTTCTGGACTCGCTGCTCGCCTTCCAGCCCGCCGCGAACCGCGTGGACGGACTGCAGCACCTGGTCGTCTTCCCGATGTACACGCAGAACGGCAACCCGGACCGCAATCTCGAAGCGGTCGTGCTGCGCATGGTCTGGCCCGAGTGGCTCTCGGAGCTGGAGAGCACCCGCTACGACAACCCTCTCTTCTGCGGCATCACCTTCGAGGACTTCACCGCCGGCTACGACACCAACTCCGCGGTGCTCTTCCCGGAGACCATCGCGGTGCGTGAGGCCCCCGAGCGCTTCACCTGGGGCGGTATCTTCTGCGACCGCGAGGCCGCCCGCTTCCGCCGCGTGACCGACGAGGCGGTACGTGTCCTCGGCCTCGAACTGCCCAAGGACATCGAGGAGATGGTCGGCGACCAGGCCCGCTGCGAGCAGGCCTTCGTGCTCTGGGACATGGTCCACGACCGCACCCACAGCCACGGCGACCTGCCCTTCGACCCCTTCATGATCAAGCAGAGGCAGCCGTTCTGGATGTACGGCCTGGAGGAGCTGCGCTGCGACCTCACCGCCTTCAAGGAGGCCGTGAAGCTCGAGGCCGAGGGCAACGCGCACGGCCGCGATGTGCAGTACGCCGTACTCTTCGACCGGATGTTCCGCTTCCCGGTCAGCGGTGACCGCGTGCGCAACTATGACGGTCTCGGCGGCCAGCTGCTCTTCTCCTACCTCCACAAGCACGATGTGGTGCGCTGGACCGACAACACTCTGAAGATCGACTGGGACCGGGCCCCGAAGGTCACCAACGAGCTCTGCGCCGAGATCGAGAAGCTCTACCGCGACGGCATCGACCGGCCCAAGCTGGTCCACTGGTTCGCCGCGTACGACCTGGTCTCGACCTATCTCGCACCGCACCCCGGCTCCCGCTGGGCCAAGGGCCCCGATGCCCTGGATCTGTCCCAGCCGCCCCGCAAACTCGTGGACGACGTGCTTCCGGACGAGTTTCCGCTCAGCATGTTCTTTGAGGCGCTCTCCAAGAAGCTGAAGAATGTGATTGCCTCCACCAGGGGGATCACCGCGGCGAGTGCCGAGCGGGTGTCCGCGTGA